Proteins encoded within one genomic window of Triticum aestivum cultivar Chinese Spring chromosome 2D, IWGSC CS RefSeq v2.1, whole genome shotgun sequence:
- the LOC123049980 gene encoding anthocyanin 5-aromatic acyltransferase-like yields the protein MARVLRASHVAALPAGAALHELSLPLTYLDAVWLHAPLVEGVFFYPDATSDVLSNLTDSLSNALGAFYPLAGRLRLTPGTHNPYELHYQPGDGVTFTVAEYDNHHVGFEELATDGPTEVAKIVPLVPPLPEGGAVLVVQATVLRGGLAIGVTVHHAAYDGVSSTHFLRTWAWAAAACSGASAPEPPFVDRSIIRARDDLYDAFTAPRLSSNDDDGGKPPDSPVVQQLLATFTLSTEYLQSIKEAVAGKAERLGVPPPRATSIIAAFGFIWQCYVRAKPGTDGKAASSCGGRAYFLLPADHRTRLEPPVPDEYLGNCLSPCIASAPRRDVAAAGVDGLFTACAAIATAIDGVVRGGPGYWDRWMDWISGAYSAGDDLSLTVAGSPRFRVYDTDFGFGRPAKVDVVSVARTGAMSVAEARSGGGGVEVGISLSAGAMERFNDCFADAIAWLSW from the coding sequence ATGGCTCGCGTCCTGCGCGCCTCCCACGTTGCGGCCTTGCCGGCCGGCGCCGCGCTCCACGAGCTCTCTCTCCCGCTCACCTACCTAGATGCGGTGTGGCTCCACGCCCCGCTCGTCGAGGGCGTCTTCTTCTACCCCGACGCCACCAGCGACGTCCTCTCCAACCTCACAGACTCCTTGTCCAATGCACTCGGCGCATTTTACCCTCTTGCCGGCCGCCTGCGCCTCACCCCCGGCACGCACAACCCCTACGAACTCCACTACCAGCCGGGCGACGGCGTCACCTTCACCGTCGCCGAGTACGACAATCACCATGTCGGCTTCGAGGAGCTTGCCACTGACGGGCCGACGGAGGTTGCCAAGATCGTGCCGCTGGTGCCGCCGCTGCCCGAAGGCGGCGCCGTGCTCGTCGTGCAGGCCACTGTGCTGCGCGGTGGCCTCGCTATCGGCGTGACCGTTCATCACGCCGCCTACGACGGGGTGTCCTCGACGCACTTCCTCCGCACCTGGGCCTGGGCGGCGGCGGCCTGCAGCGGTGCGAGCGCGCCTGAGCCGCCCTTCGTCGACCGCTCAATCATCCGCGCACGAGACGACCTGTACGACGCTTTCACAGCGCCCAGGCTGTCCAGCAACGACGACGACGGTGGGAAACCCCCCGATTCGCCCGTCGTCCAGCAGCTCCTCGCCACGTTCACGCTGTCCACGGAGTACCTGCAGAGCATCAAAGAAGCGGTCGCCGGCAAGGCGGAACGCCTTGGcgtgccgccgcctcgcgccacatCGATCATCGCGGCGTTCGGCTTCATCTGGCAATGCTACGTCCGAGCTAAACCAGGCACCGATGGCAAGGCAGCGTCGTCTTGCGGCGGCCGTGCCTACTTCCTCTTACCGGCGGACCACCGGACGAGGCTAGAGCCGCCCGTCCCCGACGAGTACCTCGGCAACTGCCTCAGTCCATGCATCGCGTCAGCACCCAGGAGGGATGTCGCTGCCGCTGGCGTGGACGGTCTGTTCACCGCGTGCGCGGCGATCGCTACGGCCATTGACGGAGTGGTGCGCGGCGGTCCCGGATACTGGGACCGGTGGATGGATTGGATCAGTGGGGCGTACAGCGCGGGCGACGACTTGTCGCTAACGGTCGCAGGGTCGCCGAGGTTCCGCGTGTACGACACAGACTTTGGGTTCGGGCGGCCGGCAAAGGTGGATGTCGTATCGGTGGCGAGGACCGGCGCGATGTCCGTGGCAGAGgcgcgcagcggcggcggcggggtggaggTGGGCATCTCTTTGTCGGCGGGTGCCATGGAGCGTTTCAACGACTGCTTTGCCGATGCCATCGCGTGGCTTTCGTGGTAG